The DNA region TCTTTTTTGGTTTTACTCCCTGTCTTCTTGTCATCTTTAAACAACACCTTAGTTGTATTtgtattttctttttttttatcttttttagATATTCCTTGTATGATTTTTGTTTTCGTCtgtttatttatatccTTTTTCAGATGTGCATTTTTGGTTTTTAAGGATActaatttattttttttgtcgataattttattcatcgttttttttttctttaatattgAATTAACAACAACTTGTTTGTTTCTAAATGTATTTGTattcaattttttataatcaaGACTAGCTCCTTTAATAACTCGATTCATAGATATGTTAGATCTTTGCTTTGTAAATTGAACCTTGGGTGTAACAGGTTTCTTTTTATTGtcattcttttttatttttccttttgacatatttttcattttattcTGTTTCTTCATCTCGTTCAATCTTTCTACATCTCTTGAATAGTTTTCAATAAACTGCGGTAGgctaaaaaataaataaaaatatacatatatatatatatatatatatatatatgtatttttttttttttttttttttttttttttagaaaaaaacaaGACCAATTAGCTATACTATTATTCcaataatttttcatagTTGTTATGGAATGTTTggttattttttttttctcagCCAATTTCCAGTTAATCCTGCCTAAGCAAATGAAATgaaaatgtaataaatatatatatatatatatatatatatatacatatacatatatatattatgtgatatattttaattttttacCATATAACAACTGCTGCTCGTATCcataaagaaataatttttttttttccttttcatCAAAATGTTTTCTATAAAATGATGAAAgcattatattttttgagCACAAccaattttttttttttttttttttttattatatacatatataaataattataacataaatataaatacatataatgggattacttttataatgatatatcaTATTTGATATGCCAATATGATTATCCTTAAAAAttaatcttttttttttttttttttttttttaataatatatttatttctatcTACCTTTGATCATCcacattttttatattatcagATACTTTACTCATTTGgaaaaaaggaaatatttatttatattattgttcttttttctttataactttttaaaatataatatttaagatatatacatatataatgtataataaaaattatactATTCacacaatatatatatatatatatatattatgtgtatatttctttttattttttatattatgatgtttgtttaatatatttaataaataaaagacaaaaaaaattttattcatatatcTTATTCATAGGAATGTAGAAtgtgatatatattatatatatataaaccTATTCATTtgtgtaatatatattatattgtaatttttttttttttttttttttttttttaataaaaggAATGTATTTTTGCCCtattaaatgtataaaaGACAATATGTCTTGAATGatcttataatattttattttattttatttttcagtacatataatagtagtaaaattattatttccctgcttatattaaataaatagatatatacatatatatatatttatatatacacatatatatattttatttatatatttaatatatcttgtttaaataaatacaagGTNNNNNNNNNNNNNNNNNNNNNNNNNNNNNNNNNNNNNNNNNNNNNNNNNNNNNNNNNNNNNNNNNNNNNNNNNNNNNNNNNNNNNNNNNNNNNNNNNNNNtataaaaataatcacatattacatatatatatatatatatatatatatatatatatgtatatatctAATTACAAAGTGTAGAACGAAAAaagatttatatatacatctctaattttatcttttactatattgttttttctttcttgCTTTTTTGAGCCCATATTTTTTCCTCTCAACCTTTCTACTATCAACGGTCATAAAATTAAGTGACCTGAAGTACggtttaatttttaaagagaaattataaacaatatatttaacaAGTGCATGAAAAATAGCAACACTTTGACCAGATAATCCTCCTCCTTCAACTGTGGctataatattaaaatgtctatgtaaacataaatttaataaagGACTAAAGATTTTATTTAAGTTTAAGATTTgatattgtatatattgATAACCATCtctattatttataattaaattattatttcctCTTTCTAAAAAGACATGTGCTAATgctctttttttttttccagTGAATACTAATTtctctttattttttattctatttgtatcaaaagaaaatttttcTAAACCACCATTATCAAacatatattcatattcATCTTTAATATCACACaaaacattatataaatcatatgtcatatatttcttcattatattttcttcacTTTTGTCATATGGATTTGTTATTCCTTcttctattttatttattgttgAATTTGTTTGTGTTTCgattttttctttttcattcTCTCGAATAAAATTTTCTAAAACAATGTTCTTATTTCcaatatttttgttatcattatttatattttttttttctatcAATACGTTCATATCActattttgtatattattttgaattatatcattagaatgatatatattttcttgtggtactatataattttgaaaacgttctttattcttatttattaattcaCATATAgtttcataaaaatatttttttaattgaatattataactTTTGTCTGTTGGAAATGTGACTGGTATTTCTTGCACATAttgataatttaaatattttgttaatctatcaaattcatttttattatgtaaattatatatatcataacGGAATTTactaatattatttatataatattccATATAATTACCTTCATCGAATATAGTATCTTCaacatttaattttatatttttttctctcttatcatattttaatagTTGATCATCACAATCTACAATTTTTTGAAGATATtctatttctttttcatttattatattttttgtcATGTTTGAGATTTTTTCAAAAtcatctatattttttatataagaattCATATCTTCATCCTTTCctattttatctttattatcttttgatttacttaaatatatatcattaacATCCATATTGTCTTCTATATCAtctttatcttttaattctttttttttcttatctTCATCACTGgtacttttttttttctgttttaattgtttttgattttttatatatctttttcGTTTCATTCCTTTTTCTATActtttctttcttttaCTCTCTTCAGATATACTCTTATTAGCTTGACTTTTTTCTTTAGccttttttcttaattCTTCAATCTCTTCTTCTGAAAATGTTTTCTTATCTTTCTTCTTAATAGGGTTCGTGTTATCAGATccttttccttttttaaataGAACAAATTTTTTTGCACATCTAGAATGaatctttttaatattaaatggaaatatatatttatttataaaaaaaaaagaatcatttctaataatatttctaaaattatgataatttttcatcttatttatatatttatttattggtatatataaaaaaatattcatatttcTAATTCTCTTTCTTTTATGTTCCCCCCTATCAATTTgatttatatgttttattattcttcCTTTATATGGTATAACATTTAAACAAGAATAAATACATCCCACCTTTGATTCTCTTAAATTTCTTCTTCCACAAATTTTGTGAATTCTATTAACACCCTTACCATTTATAAaacatgaaaaaaataaaatgaataaaattatatagCTCTTTACATGattaaaaaacatattcttcaaataaaaagggttaaaatgagaaaaaaaaaaaaaaaaaatatatatatatataatattacattGCCTCAAATGCGAAATTGTAACTcgataatataaatataaaaacaatatatattatatatatatatatttatttatttatttatttattttattttttaatgcCATCcatttataattttttgcaaaaaaaaaaaaaaaaaaaaaaaatcaggtcatcctttatatattttatttttaatatatattcacaatgtgtaatatattaatatattataaacatatgaggaaaaaaaaaaaaaaaaaaatatatacatacatatatatatttatatatatattaaataatttattatcagtcctatttttttttttatttttttaaaaaatataatttaaaattaatttcatatttcttggtcttataatttaataaaaagttggaaaaaaaaggtaaggcac from Plasmodium gaboni strain SY75 chromosome 14, whole genome shotgun sequence includes:
- a CDS encoding hypothetical protein (conserved Plasmodium protein, unknown function), yielding MSKVSDNIKNVDDQRKHFDEKEKKKLFLYGYEQQLLYGRINWKLAEKKKITKHSITTMKNYWNNSIANCLPQFIENYSRDVERLNEMKKQNKMKNMSKGKIKKNDNKKKPVTPKVQFTKQRSNISMNRVIKGASLDYKKLNTNTFRNKQVVVNSILKKKKTMNKIIDKKNKLVSLKTKNAHLKKDINKQTKTKIIQGISKKDKKKENTNTTKVLFKDDKKTGSKTKKDEKGKKDEKKDEKLKNKINKKDLKYDNKSQKLEKQKKEEKYDKQKTEKFKSDKGKNDNKAEEKNIDKTKKEADKKKEKNEDKVKLDDKSKKDKIKKDKKDDKKEEKKDEKKDKIKKDKKEDKKDKKIEKKEDKKTKKNIIKNNKGKK
- a CDS encoding putative 30S ribosomal protein S9; translation: MFFNHVKSYIILFILFFSCFINGKGVNRIHKICGRRNLRESKVGCIYSCLNVIPYKGRIIKHINQIDRGEHKRKRIRNMNIFLYIPINKYINKMKNYHNFRNIIRNDSFFFINKYIFPFNIKKIHSRCAKKFVLFKKGKGSDNTNPIKKKDKKTFSEEEIEELRKKAKEKSQANKSISEESKRKKSIEKGMKRKRYIKNQKQLKQKKKSTSDEDKKKKELKDKDDIEDNMDVNDIYLSKSKDNKDKIGKDEDMNSYIKNIDDFEKISNMTKNIINEKEIEYLQKIVDCDDQLLKYDKREKNIKLNVEDTIFDEGNYMEYYINNISKFRYDIYNLHNKNEFDRLTKYLNYQYVQEIPVTFPTDKSYNIQLKKYFYETICELINKNKERFQNYIVPQENIYHSNDIIQNNIQNSDMNVLIEKKNINNDNKNIGNKNIVLENFIRENEKEKIETQTNSTINKIEEGITNPYDKSEENIMKKYMTYDLYNVLCDIKDEYEYMFDNGGLEKFSFDTNRIKNKEKLVFTGKKKRALAHVFLERGNNNLIINNRDGYQYIQYQILNLNKIFSPLLNLCLHRHFNIIATVEGGGLSGQSVAIFHALVKYIVYNFSLKIKPYFRSLNFMTVDSRKVERKKYGLKKARKKKQYSKR